Proteins encoded by one window of Planctomonas sp. JC2975:
- a CDS encoding FAD-dependent monooxygenase, whose translation MSTVADSEHPSQSGHEVAVVGAGPVGLLLAGDLAERGIRVVVLERENEPHSGPKANGIVGSAAVALAKRGILTGTRLRVMTPPRFQFGSLPLRLGFGPGNPLHILPVPQRRLEELLERRAVAAGAVIRRGCEVLGFAQDADGVDVDAREDGATASVRALYLVGCDGAHSVVRKSAGIGFPGFTSDRIARIARVCIPADVITVMRTADELTIRGVGSVAPMRPNRMPGGSFSIAPVRALDPTAPDDLYLINTHEPRGQAEPTDPLPVEELRASLRRVLGADLSFTDATAARSIVANSRQADAYKVGRAFVAGDAAHIFNAGGSALNAGLNDAIELAVRLAAVLRSGAPVGELNGYETVRRAAGERTLVHTRAQAALERDDDGTNALRDIVGEVLNGRGASRRLARLMEQG comes from the coding sequence ATGTCCACTGTCGCAGATTCCGAACACCCGTCGCAGTCCGGCCACGAGGTCGCCGTCGTCGGAGCCGGCCCCGTTGGACTGCTGCTGGCGGGCGATCTCGCCGAGCGCGGCATCCGGGTCGTCGTTCTCGAACGGGAGAACGAGCCGCACAGCGGACCCAAGGCGAACGGCATCGTCGGCAGCGCGGCGGTCGCGCTGGCGAAGCGGGGAATTCTCACCGGAACGCGGCTGCGCGTGATGACGCCTCCGCGATTCCAATTCGGCTCGCTGCCGCTGCGCCTCGGCTTCGGTCCAGGCAATCCGCTGCACATCCTCCCGGTGCCGCAACGTCGGCTCGAAGAGTTGCTGGAGCGGCGTGCTGTCGCCGCCGGCGCTGTGATCCGGCGCGGATGCGAGGTGCTCGGCTTCGCGCAGGATGCTGACGGCGTTGACGTGGACGCGCGAGAAGACGGGGCCACCGCATCCGTCCGGGCGTTGTATCTCGTCGGTTGCGATGGCGCCCACAGCGTGGTCCGCAAGAGCGCCGGCATCGGATTCCCGGGCTTCACGAGCGATCGGATCGCCCGCATAGCCAGGGTGTGCATCCCCGCTGATGTGATCACGGTCATGCGTACGGCCGACGAGCTGACGATCCGTGGAGTCGGCAGCGTCGCACCGATGCGGCCGAATCGGATGCCGGGCGGCAGCTTCTCCATCGCCCCCGTTCGCGCGCTCGACCCCACGGCCCCTGACGACCTGTACCTGATCAACACCCATGAACCGCGAGGCCAGGCCGAGCCGACGGATCCGCTCCCCGTCGAGGAGCTCAGGGCGAGTCTCCGCCGTGTGCTCGGTGCTGATCTGTCGTTCACGGATGCCACCGCTGCGCGCAGCATCGTCGCGAACAGCAGGCAGGCGGATGCCTACAAGGTCGGGCGGGCGTTCGTCGCCGGCGACGCGGCGCACATCTTCAACGCGGGCGGATCCGCTCTCAACGCCGGCCTGAACGACGCGATCGAGCTTGCGGTGCGGCTCGCGGCAGTGCTGCGGTCCGGTGCGCCCGTCGGCGAACTCAACGGCTACGAGACAGTGCGTCGCGCGGCGGGGGAGCGCACGCTGGTGCACACCAGGGCGCAGGCGGCGTTGGAGCGGGATGACGACGGAACGAACGCTCTTCGCGACAT
- a CDS encoding helix-turn-helix domain-containing protein, with product MEPVDLAAHLRVTDPAVGLRAAETLRRLAERVEAEHVAEARRLGWSWEQIGEALGVTRQSVHAKYGKESADVRAVRGSGAQGGR from the coding sequence GTGGAACCCGTCGACCTCGCCGCGCACCTGCGCGTCACCGACCCCGCCGTCGGCCTGCGGGCGGCAGAGACACTGCGCCGCCTCGCCGAACGCGTCGAAGCGGAGCACGTCGCGGAGGCGCGCCGGCTGGGCTGGTCGTGGGAACAGATCGGCGAAGCGCTCGGCGTGACCCGCCAATCCGTCCACGCCAAGTACGGAAAGGAATCAGCCGATGTTCGAGCAGTTCGCGGCTCAGGCGCGCAAGGCGGTCGATGA
- a CDS encoding Clp protease N-terminal domain-containing protein, whose amino-acid sequence MFEQFAAQARKAVDDARLEASRRGDRRIGTEHLLAALLNDETLADAVGADAAAARAAADDLDRAALASIGLPFTDRLPAGRAALGRRVPFTVGAKAVLQSAVTKAVSERSRRITTRHLFLAVLDRPAPDPAAALVRELGLDGPSVSARLDAAR is encoded by the coding sequence ATGTTCGAGCAGTTCGCGGCTCAGGCGCGCAAGGCGGTCGATGACGCCCGACTAGAAGCGAGCCGACGTGGCGATCGACGGATCGGCACCGAGCACCTCCTCGCGGCCCTCTTGAACGATGAGACACTCGCGGACGCGGTCGGAGCGGATGCCGCGGCCGCGCGCGCAGCCGCCGACGACCTCGATCGCGCTGCCCTGGCATCCATCGGGCTTCCGTTCACCGACCGATTGCCCGCCGGTCGCGCCGCGCTCGGGCGACGCGTGCCGTTCACGGTCGGTGCGAAGGCCGTGCTGCAGTCCGCCGTCACCAAGGCCGTCTCCGAGCGGTCGCGCAGGATCACGACGCGTCACTTGTTCCTCGCCGTGCTCGACCGGCCGGCACCGGATCCCGCCGCCGCACTCGTGCGCGAGCTCGGACTCGATGGGCCGTCGGTCAGCGCTCGCCTCGACGCCGCACGCTGA
- a CDS encoding glycoside hydrolase family 6 protein, which translates to MKRSLTRGMTAAVAGAACAIVAAALSLPAQAASSDAGHGSESGGHALGTSTRLYVPKADSAAALQEVKLRKSSPADAAALAAVESTPQAVWLTGGSPGRVKGTVKNTMALAKVSHTTPVFVAYDIPGRDCSQYSAGGAATTAAYEAWIDGIAQGIGSDKAVVLVEPDGLGLLPQTDCIATHGLSPDTYPFTDAERFTELNYAVSALEARPNTTVYLDGTHSAWLNVGDISTRLVEAGVNAAQGFFLNVSNYQYTVNNEQYGTWISECIALLGAGTAPGDCPNQYWNGGPEGTKIADLVGPWTGGSATGALDNYGKWSDTTDDPALNTSGINARYSGALAAANVTPSAHFVIDTSRNGTGPNPMTAYTAAPYDQPASNVAALAGGNWCNPPGAGLGASPTTDTGVALVDAFLWVKTPGQSDGSCNASGAGRVWDYSAYTQPGWPMDAAGQASFDPLWGQVDPDAGAWFPAQILQLMHNADGSVN; encoded by the coding sequence ATGAAACGCTCCTTGACGCGTGGAATGACGGCGGCCGTGGCCGGCGCCGCCTGCGCGATCGTCGCCGCAGCACTGAGCCTCCCGGCTCAGGCAGCGAGCTCGGATGCCGGCCACGGATCAGAATCCGGCGGGCATGCCCTCGGAACGTCGACCAGGCTCTACGTGCCGAAGGCAGATTCCGCCGCTGCGCTGCAAGAGGTCAAACTTCGCAAGAGCTCGCCCGCGGATGCCGCGGCCCTCGCCGCGGTCGAGTCGACGCCCCAGGCCGTGTGGCTCACGGGTGGCTCGCCCGGTCGTGTCAAAGGGACCGTGAAGAACACGATGGCGCTCGCCAAGGTGTCGCACACCACTCCCGTGTTCGTCGCGTACGACATCCCGGGCCGCGACTGCAGTCAGTACTCCGCGGGTGGCGCGGCGACCACGGCCGCCTACGAAGCCTGGATCGACGGCATCGCGCAGGGGATCGGATCCGACAAGGCCGTGGTCCTTGTCGAACCGGACGGGCTCGGGCTGCTGCCGCAGACCGACTGCATCGCGACGCACGGGCTCTCCCCCGACACGTACCCGTTCACCGACGCGGAGCGCTTCACCGAGCTCAACTACGCGGTGAGCGCCCTCGAGGCGAGACCGAACACCACCGTCTACCTTGACGGCACCCACAGCGCCTGGCTCAATGTCGGCGACATCTCGACGCGGCTGGTGGAGGCCGGCGTGAACGCGGCGCAGGGCTTCTTCCTCAACGTGTCCAACTACCAGTACACGGTCAACAACGAGCAGTACGGCACCTGGATCTCGGAGTGCATCGCCCTGCTCGGTGCGGGCACCGCACCAGGTGACTGCCCCAACCAGTACTGGAACGGCGGACCGGAGGGCACGAAGATCGCGGACCTCGTCGGACCCTGGACCGGCGGCTCGGCGACCGGCGCCCTCGACAACTACGGAAAATGGTCGGATACGACCGATGACCCGGCACTGAACACGAGCGGCATCAACGCCAGGTACTCCGGAGCGCTCGCCGCCGCGAACGTGACCCCGAGTGCGCATTTCGTGATCGACACCAGTCGCAACGGAACGGGTCCGAATCCGATGACCGCCTACACCGCCGCACCCTATGACCAGCCGGCCTCGAACGTGGCTGCGCTGGCCGGCGGCAACTGGTGCAACCCGCCGGGAGCCGGGCTCGGCGCATCCCCGACGACCGACACCGGAGTCGCGCTGGTCGATGCCTTCCTCTGGGTGAAGACGCCGGGCCAGTCGGACGGATCCTGCAACGCGTCCGGCGCCGGACGCGTCTGGGACTACAGCGCCTACACGCAGCCCGGGTGGCCGATGGATGCAGCGGGGCAGGCATCCTTCGACCCGCTGTGGGGACAGGTGGACCCGGATGCCGGCGCCTGGTTCCCGGCGCAGATCCTGCAGCTCATGCACAACGCAGACGGGTCGGTGAACTGA
- a CDS encoding DUF1918 domain-containing protein: MRAEAGERIVIRGMTVETPDRHGEIVEVRGENGAPPYLVRFDDGHETLVYPGADATVEHPQ, translated from the coding sequence ATGCGTGCAGAAGCAGGCGAGCGCATTGTCATCCGCGGAATGACGGTGGAGACGCCGGACAGGCACGGCGAGATCGTCGAGGTGAGGGGCGAGAACGGCGCGCCGCCGTACCTCGTGCGATTCGACGACGGGCACGAAACGCTCGTGTACCCGGGGGCGGACGCGACGGTCGAGCATCCGCAGTAG